A single region of the Oleispira antarctica RB-8 genome encodes:
- the truB gene encoding TRNA pseudouridine synthase B, with protein MARVKKGRDISGIIVLNKPLGLSSNQVLQKIKWLLGAKKAGHTGALDPMASGVLPLCFGDATKFSQILLESTKGYVTTCKLGEIRSTGDQDGEIISVKPIPDFDAASVETILKNFRGLITQVPPMYSALKHEGRPLYELARKGIELDLKALKQRQVTIHSLLVLDIRQDVGEIDLEVVCSKGTYIRSLVEDIGNELGCGAYVSMLHRNQAGPFSEAQFVDYQTLLDLEDNYPVVAERHAVMDEMLIHSAEAIPDWAKIELTLHEGHKILHGQRVKTSFPLTPQVQLWVNTPDGVVFVGVGDITDNGTLIPKRVFQVDLPSE; from the coding sequence ATGGCGCGTGTCAAAAAAGGTCGCGATATAAGCGGCATTATAGTGCTCAATAAACCGTTGGGCCTTTCTTCAAATCAAGTTTTACAAAAGATAAAGTGGCTTTTGGGCGCTAAAAAAGCAGGTCATACTGGCGCGCTTGACCCCATGGCATCTGGTGTACTTCCTTTGTGTTTTGGGGATGCAACTAAGTTCTCGCAGATTCTGCTTGAGTCAACAAAGGGTTATGTCACCACCTGTAAGTTGGGTGAGATTCGTTCAACGGGCGACCAAGATGGCGAGATTATCTCGGTAAAACCAATACCTGATTTTGATGCGGCTTCTGTTGAAACAATTCTGAAAAATTTCCGTGGTCTAATCACTCAAGTTCCTCCCATGTATTCCGCGCTTAAGCATGAGGGTAGGCCTCTATATGAGCTTGCGCGTAAAGGTATTGAGCTGGATTTGAAGGCTTTGAAACAGCGTCAAGTTACGATTCATTCTTTGCTGGTGTTGGATATTCGTCAAGACGTGGGTGAGATTGATCTTGAAGTTGTGTGCTCTAAAGGTACTTATATTCGCAGCTTGGTCGAAGACATTGGTAATGAATTAGGCTGTGGTGCTTATGTGAGTATGTTGCATCGCAATCAGGCGGGTCCATTTTCAGAAGCTCAATTCGTTGATTATCAAACTCTGTTGGATCTTGAGGATAACTATCCTGTTGTGGCAGAGCGCCATGCGGTTATGGATGAAATGTTGATTCATTCTGCAGAAGCCATTCCTGACTGGGCTAAAATTGAGCTAACCTTGCACGAAGGGCACAAAATTTTACACGGGCAGAGAGTGAAAACTAGCTTCCCGCTGACGCCTCAAGTACAATTATGGGTTAATACTCCTGATGGAGTTGTCTTTGTTGGCGTTGGTGACATTACTGACAACGGAACACTGATACCGAAACGTGTTTTTCAGGTCGACTTGCCAAGCGAGTAA
- the rbfA gene encoding probable Ribosome-binding factor A, which yields MPKDFSRTTRLGEQIQRDLAQLIQFDMKDPRLGMVTLNAVKVAKDLGYADIYFTVMGAKGDSDEADEAAIQKQASKVLNDAAGFLRGELSRQMTTRITPLLRFHYDESLLRGHHMTNLINKVVAEDVARAGKPAKDSE from the coding sequence ATGCCAAAAGATTTTAGCCGTACTACGCGCTTAGGCGAACAGATCCAGCGAGATCTAGCGCAATTAATTCAATTTGATATGAAAGATCCACGCTTAGGCATGGTGACGTTGAATGCCGTTAAGGTCGCTAAAGACCTTGGCTATGCAGACATCTATTTCACCGTAATGGGTGCGAAAGGTGACAGTGATGAAGCCGATGAAGCGGCCATCCAAAAGCAAGCAAGCAAAGTATTAAATGATGCTGCTGGTTTCTTGCGTGGTGAGTTATCTCGCCAAATGACAACTCGTATTACGCCTTTATTGCGTTTCCACTACGATGAATCGCTATTGCGTGGTCACCATATGACGAACTTGATCAACAAAGTGGTTGCTGAAGATGTTGCTCGTGCGGGCAAGCCTGCCAAAGATAGTGAATAG
- the infB gene encoding Translation initiation factor IF-2, whose protein sequence is MTDTTVQEFADVVGTDSDRLLSQMKEAGLPQTNANDAVSADQKEALLGHLKKNHGDAAEAEPKKISLKRKTTTTLKTGQGGKKDVAVEVRKKRTFVKPDADVVAAAVEEKVTAVKADKAATAEIKQAAEAATAEAKKAAEALEAKAAAESAKKAKEAAEAKKIKPAAKHKISQKSQSEAKARGGVSSTARVAAKAKVAAKPKAEVKPKATAAAKPKAGAKPKLSAKPVARDTRNKKPTATAAAKTVPPTKAELAQKQATAEAATQRDGADRNKKRAPGGAPAAAPRSGAPGAPRSGAPGGAPRSGAPRQFRTEDGSANQRGRRKKLKGKAARTAQAQADNEHSFTKPTAPVIHQVELPEAITAGDLAAKMAIKAGDVIKALMGMGVMATINQTLDQDTATLVVEEMGHKVTKLISDNALEEDVFESVTYDADEEDRAPVVTVMGHVDHGKTSLLDYIRSSRVATGEAGGITQHIGAYHVETGHGMISFLDTPGHAAFTSMRSRGAQCTDVVILVVAADDGVMPQTKEAVQHAKAAGVPIVVAINKMDKEGADVDRVKNELSACDVIPEDWGGDVPFMPVSAHTGEGVTELLDAVLLQAELLELKAVIDGPGQGVVVESRLDKGRGPVATLLVQNGTIKKGDIVLAGTCYGRARALLDENGKPTESAGPSIPVEILGLNGTPDAGAAFIVVESEKKAREVAEHRESKRKEGIQQLQQKAKLDALFNNMGGSEQSNLNIVLKTDVRGSLEALIASLQGLGTDEVKVNIVSSGVGGISETDATLALASDAVIFGFNVRADASAKRVIEDNGLDLRYYSIIYDLIDDIRAAMSGLLAPELREEILGVAEVREVFKSPKFGLIAGSMVTDGVIHRNKRIRVLRENTVIYEGELESLRRFKDDVQEVRQGMECGIGVKNYQDVRAGDQIEVYIVNEIARTL, encoded by the coding sequence ATGACCGATACAACAGTTCAAGAGTTTGCTGATGTGGTGGGGACCGATTCAGATCGTCTACTATCACAAATGAAAGAAGCGGGCTTACCTCAGACTAACGCAAATGATGCGGTAAGTGCTGACCAAAAAGAGGCCTTATTGGGCCACTTAAAGAAAAATCACGGTGATGCTGCTGAAGCAGAACCGAAAAAGATTAGTCTTAAGCGTAAAACAACGACTACGTTGAAAACGGGTCAAGGCGGCAAGAAAGATGTTGCTGTTGAAGTTCGTAAAAAGCGTACTTTTGTTAAGCCAGATGCCGATGTTGTTGCCGCCGCAGTGGAAGAAAAAGTCACTGCAGTGAAAGCAGATAAAGCAGCAACGGCTGAAATTAAGCAGGCCGCTGAAGCAGCAACAGCAGAAGCTAAGAAAGCCGCTGAGGCTTTAGAGGCGAAAGCTGCAGCAGAATCGGCTAAGAAAGCGAAAGAAGCGGCTGAAGCTAAAAAAATTAAGCCAGCGGCTAAGCATAAGATTTCTCAGAAATCTCAGTCTGAAGCTAAAGCTCGTGGTGGCGTCAGTTCTACAGCTCGTGTTGCAGCGAAAGCAAAAGTCGCCGCTAAGCCAAAGGCTGAAGTTAAGCCAAAAGCGACAGCAGCAGCCAAGCCTAAGGCAGGTGCTAAGCCTAAGCTAAGTGCTAAGCCAGTAGCTCGCGATACGCGTAACAAAAAGCCAACAGCGACAGCCGCTGCGAAGACAGTTCCGCCAACTAAGGCAGAGCTAGCGCAGAAGCAAGCAACAGCAGAAGCTGCAACGCAACGTGATGGTGCAGATCGCAATAAAAAGCGCGCTCCAGGCGGTGCTCCAGCAGCAGCTCCACGCTCAGGTGCTCCAGGCGCCCCGCGTTCAGGTGCTCCAGGTGGCGCTCCACGTTCAGGTGCTCCTCGTCAGTTCCGTACTGAAGATGGTTCAGCGAATCAGCGTGGTCGTCGTAAGAAGCTTAAAGGTAAAGCGGCTCGAACTGCACAAGCACAAGCAGATAACGAGCACTCGTTTACTAAGCCAACGGCTCCTGTTATTCATCAGGTTGAATTGCCAGAAGCAATTACAGCGGGTGATCTTGCCGCTAAAATGGCAATTAAAGCCGGTGACGTAATTAAAGCGTTGATGGGTATGGGCGTAATGGCCACCATTAACCAGACTTTAGACCAAGATACAGCGACGTTAGTTGTTGAAGAAATGGGTCATAAAGTAACTAAGTTAATTTCAGATAACGCGCTTGAAGAAGACGTATTTGAGTCGGTAACTTATGATGCTGATGAAGAAGATCGTGCGCCAGTTGTGACCGTAATGGGCCACGTTGACCATGGTAAGACTTCACTATTGGATTACATTCGTTCAAGTCGTGTAGCGACTGGCGAAGCCGGTGGTATCACACAGCATATTGGTGCTTATCACGTAGAAACAGGTCATGGCATGATCTCTTTCTTAGATACACCAGGACACGCCGCATTCACTTCAATGCGTTCACGTGGTGCTCAGTGTACTGACGTTGTTATTCTAGTAGTTGCCGCTGATGATGGTGTAATGCCTCAGACGAAAGAAGCTGTACAGCATGCGAAAGCCGCTGGCGTTCCTATCGTTGTTGCGATTAATAAAATGGATAAAGAAGGCGCTGATGTAGATCGTGTTAAAAACGAACTGTCTGCGTGTGATGTAATCCCAGAAGATTGGGGCGGCGACGTTCCTTTCATGCCAGTATCTGCGCATACCGGTGAAGGTGTTACTGAATTATTAGACGCTGTTTTATTACAAGCTGAATTGCTTGAGCTTAAAGCAGTGATCGATGGTCCTGGTCAGGGTGTTGTTGTTGAATCTCGCCTTGATAAGGGTCGTGGTCCAGTAGCTACCTTACTTGTACAAAACGGTACAATTAAGAAAGGCGATATCGTTCTTGCCGGTACTTGTTATGGCCGTGCTCGTGCGTTATTGGATGAGAATGGTAAGCCAACAGAATCTGCTGGCCCGTCTATTCCTGTTGAGATCTTAGGTCTTAATGGCACGCCTGATGCTGGCGCAGCTTTCATCGTTGTTGAAAGCGAGAAGAAAGCGCGTGAAGTAGCAGAGCACCGCGAATCTAAGCGTAAAGAAGGTATTCAGCAGCTTCAACAGAAAGCGAAACTGGATGCCTTGTTTAATAACATGGGTGGCAGTGAGCAATCGAACTTGAACATTGTTCTTAAAACAGATGTTCGTGGTTCTCTAGAAGCATTGATTGCTTCCCTTCAAGGTCTTGGTACCGATGAAGTGAAGGTTAATATTGTGTCTTCTGGTGTTGGTGGTATTTCTGAAACGGATGCAACATTAGCCTTGGCTTCTGATGCGGTTATCTTTGGCTTTAACGTTCGTGCAGATGCATCAGCGAAACGAGTTATTGAAGACAACGGTTTAGACTTACGCTATTACAGCATCATCTATGACTTGATCGACGATATTAGAGCGGCTATGTCTGGCCTATTGGCTCCTGAATTACGTGAAGAGATTCTGGGTGTTGCTGAAGTACGTGAAGTATTTAAGTCGCCTAAGTTTGGTCTGATCGCTGGTTCGATGGTGACTGATGGTGTTATTCACCGTAATAAGAGAATCCGTGTACTTCGTGAGAATACGGTTATCTATGAAGGTGAATTAGAATCTTTACGTCGCTTTAAAGATGACGTTCAAGAAGTTCGCCAAGGTATGGAATGTGGTATCGGTGTTAAGAACTATCAAGATGTTCGCGCTGGTGACCAGATCGAAGTGTATATTGTGAATGAAATCGCACGTACGCTTTAA
- the nusA gene encoding Transcription elongation factor NusA, protein MSKEILLVAEAVSNEKGVDKEIIFDAIESALAAATKKRYEDEEATITVNIDRRTGDYVTFRSWLVVSNDVVPGLGDELTLEEALEIDENLKPGDVYETEVDNVGFGRIGAQAAKQIIVQKVREAERAMVVEQYEDRVGELVSGSVKKVTRDNVIVDLGNNAEGLLPKDQLIGREIVRMGDRVRAVLDCIRPENRGPQLMLSRTVPAMIIELFRIEVPEIAEEVIEIKGAARDPGSRAKIAVKTNDGRMDPVGACVGMRGSRVQAVTNELGGNERIDIVLWDDNPAQLVINAMAPAEVSSIIVDEDSNSMDVAVAADNLAQAIGRGGQNVRLASELTGWEINVMTEAAAAEKQNQESGSIIDEFTQQLDIDEDFAELLVEEGFTTLEEVAYVPIAEMIAIDGLDEEIATELQNRAKDVILTLAIASEEKLEAAEPAEDLLIMEGMDKHLALVLASQGICTMEDLAEQAIDDIIDIEGMTEEKAAELIMTARKPWFEGTE, encoded by the coding sequence ATGAGTAAAGAAATACTTCTGGTCGCGGAAGCGGTTTCAAACGAAAAAGGCGTTGATAAAGAAATTATTTTCGATGCTATTGAATCCGCATTAGCAGCGGCGACAAAAAAACGTTACGAAGACGAAGAAGCAACTATTACTGTAAACATTGATCGCCGTACCGGTGATTATGTAACTTTCCGTAGCTGGTTAGTTGTAAGCAACGATGTAGTACCTGGCTTAGGCGATGAACTAACACTTGAAGAAGCGTTAGAAATCGATGAAAACTTGAAGCCGGGTGATGTCTATGAAACTGAAGTCGATAATGTCGGTTTTGGTCGTATTGGTGCTCAAGCTGCAAAGCAAATCATAGTACAGAAAGTACGTGAAGCTGAGCGCGCCATGGTTGTTGAACAATACGAAGATCGCGTTGGCGAACTTGTTAGCGGTAGCGTTAAGAAAGTGACTCGCGATAACGTGATTGTCGATTTGGGTAATAATGCTGAAGGCTTATTGCCAAAAGATCAGCTTATTGGTCGTGAAATTGTACGTATGGGTGATCGTGTACGTGCTGTTTTAGACTGCATTCGCCCAGAAAATCGTGGACCTCAATTGATGCTGAGCCGAACTGTGCCAGCGATGATCATTGAGTTGTTCCGCATTGAAGTGCCTGAAATCGCCGAAGAAGTGATTGAAATAAAAGGTGCAGCTCGCGATCCAGGTTCTCGTGCCAAGATTGCTGTGAAAACTAACGATGGCCGCATGGATCCAGTTGGAGCTTGTGTGGGTATGCGTGGTTCTCGTGTGCAAGCGGTAACGAATGAACTAGGTGGTAACGAGCGTATTGATATCGTGCTTTGGGATGATAACCCTGCACAACTTGTTATCAATGCCATGGCTCCAGCTGAAGTTAGCTCCATCATCGTTGATGAAGACTCTAACTCAATGGATGTCGCAGTCGCCGCAGACAATTTAGCGCAAGCGATTGGTCGTGGTGGACAGAATGTGCGTTTGGCTTCTGAGCTTACCGGCTGGGAAATCAACGTAATGACTGAAGCTGCTGCTGCAGAAAAGCAGAACCAGGAATCGGGTAGCATCATTGATGAATTTACCCAACAACTGGATATCGATGAAGACTTCGCAGAATTATTGGTTGAAGAAGGTTTCACCACGCTAGAAGAAGTTGCTTATGTCCCAATTGCTGAAATGATCGCCATTGATGGCCTCGATGAAGAAATTGCTACTGAGCTGCAAAATCGTGCGAAAGATGTGATTTTGACACTAGCGATTGCTTCCGAAGAAAAATTGGAAGCTGCAGAGCCCGCTGAAGACTTGCTAATTATGGAGGGTATGGATAAACATCTTGCTCTTGTATTGGCAAGCCAGGGTATTTGCACAATGGAAGATCTAGCAGAGCAGGCCATCGACGATATTATTGACATCGAAGGCATGACAGAAGAAAAAGCGGCCGAGTTAATTATGACCGCTCGTAAGCCTTGGTTTGAAGGCACTGAGTAA
- the secG gene encoding Membrane protein SecG, protein translocase subunit, giving the protein MEKITLVVHILLAFGVIGLVMIQQGKGADAGASFGGGSSQTVFGGQGSGNFLSRMTAIFAAVFFVTSMVLAVVASNKAKGINDIGVPMQEMTEVLEQDAPIVEEYAPVADAPDVDVSIDDVPVLEMPAE; this is encoded by the coding sequence ATGGAAAAGATCACCCTAGTAGTACATATCTTATTAGCCTTTGGTGTTATTGGCTTAGTAATGATTCAACAAGGTAAAGGCGCTGATGCGGGTGCTTCGTTTGGTGGTGGTTCATCACAAACAGTATTTGGTGGCCAAGGGTCAGGTAATTTCTTAAGCCGTATGACAGCAATTTTTGCAGCTGTATTCTTTGTTACTTCTATGGTTCTTGCCGTTGTTGCTAGTAATAAAGCAAAAGGCATTAACGATATTGGTGTTCCGATGCAAGAAATGACAGAAGTTCTTGAGCAGGATGCCCCTATTGTGGAAGAATACGCACCTGTAGCTGATGCGCCTGATGTAGATGTATCGATTGATGATGTGCCGGTATTAGAAATGCCAGCAGAGTAG
- the tpiA gene encoding Triosephosphate isomerase, producing the protein MRRLLVAGNWKMNASKVMLNELLASIVENAPQQTDVVVFPPAPYLMAASDKLQGSAVKLGGQNINPNDSGAYTGEISASMMIDCGCEAVLVGHSERRTLYAETDADVLAKTEAALNAGLIPYVCIGETLAEREANQTEAVIEQQINAVLNGLNVQQLAKCVFAYEPVWAIGTGKTASPEQAQQVHAFIRGLLAAKDEKLALNSHVLYGGSVKADNAKELFAQQDIDGGLVGGASLKAEEFLGICNPA; encoded by the coding sequence ATGCGTCGTCTATTGGTGGCTGGTAACTGGAAAATGAATGCCAGTAAGGTCATGTTAAATGAATTGTTAGCCAGCATTGTCGAAAATGCTCCGCAACAAACAGACGTCGTTGTATTTCCTCCGGCTCCGTATCTTATGGCGGCGTCTGATAAATTGCAGGGTAGTGCTGTTAAATTAGGTGGTCAGAATATTAACCCTAATGACAGTGGCGCTTATACGGGCGAAATATCTGCCAGTATGATGATTGACTGTGGTTGCGAAGCGGTATTGGTTGGGCACTCTGAGCGTCGTACGCTCTATGCTGAAACGGATGCTGATGTGTTGGCAAAAACAGAAGCAGCCTTGAATGCAGGTTTGATACCTTATGTTTGTATTGGTGAAACGCTAGCAGAGCGCGAAGCGAATCAAACTGAAGCTGTGATTGAACAACAAATTAATGCAGTGTTGAATGGCTTAAATGTTCAGCAATTAGCAAAATGTGTATTTGCCTATGAGCCTGTTTGGGCGATTGGTACTGGAAAAACAGCTTCTCCAGAGCAAGCGCAGCAAGTACATGCATTTATTCGTGGCTTATTGGCTGCGAAAGATGAAAAATTAGCATTGAATAGCCATGTTCTCTATGGTGGTAGTGTGAAAGCGGACAATGCGAAAGAATTGTTTGCACAGCAAGATATCGATGGTGGCTTAGTGGGCGGTGCTTCACTTAAAGCTGAAGAATTTTTAGGAATCTGTAACCCAGCGTAA
- the glmM gene encoding Phosphoglucosamine mutase, protein MSRKYFGTDGIRGAVGTYPITPEFVMKLGWAAGKVFAQQGKSKILIGKDTRISGYMFESALEAGLTAAGVDSGMLGPMPTPGIAYLTRTLHADAGIVISASHNAYHDNGIKFFSADGTKLDDAIELEIEKYLDEPMTTASSDKLGKAFRINDAAGRYIEFCKSTVRRLKLKGRRIVLDCAHGATYQIAPAVFKELGAEIIAIGTSPDGLNINKDIGSTSPKQLQQKVIETRADLGIGFDGDGDRVVMVDEKGEIVDGDELLYIMAMHARSRKRLGGGVVGTLMSNLGLELALKREKIDFVRANVGDRYVMQQLKEHNWRFGGESSGHLLCLDSTSTGDGVVAALQIMMALQDSGKSLHELKSGMVKCPQTMINVRRNKDIDVAKDKTIQAAAADVEAELDGRGRVLLRPSGTEPVVRVMVEGENGELVAKKALQLAEIVENIIS, encoded by the coding sequence ATGAGTAGAAAGTATTTTGGCACCGACGGTATCCGTGGTGCGGTAGGCACTTACCCGATTACCCCAGAATTTGTGATGAAGCTTGGTTGGGCAGCGGGCAAAGTATTCGCTCAGCAGGGTAAAAGTAAAATTTTAATCGGTAAGGATACTCGGATATCAGGGTATATGTTCGAATCAGCACTGGAGGCCGGCCTAACCGCCGCAGGCGTTGATAGCGGAATGTTGGGGCCAATGCCAACCCCAGGCATTGCTTATCTTACACGTACGTTGCATGCCGATGCTGGTATTGTGATCAGTGCTTCTCATAATGCCTATCATGATAATGGCATTAAGTTCTTTTCGGCTGACGGTACTAAGCTTGACGATGCTATTGAATTAGAAATTGAGAAGTACCTTGATGAGCCAATGACCACCGCTTCTTCTGATAAATTGGGTAAAGCATTTCGTATTAATGATGCCGCTGGGCGTTATATTGAATTCTGCAAAAGTACTGTGCGTCGTTTGAAATTGAAAGGCCGTCGCATCGTACTGGATTGTGCTCACGGCGCGACTTACCAAATTGCGCCGGCAGTATTTAAGGAGCTAGGTGCTGAAATCATTGCGATTGGTACCAGTCCTGATGGTTTGAATATCAATAAAGATATTGGCTCGACTTCGCCGAAGCAGTTGCAGCAAAAAGTGATTGAGACGCGCGCTGACTTAGGCATCGGATTTGACGGTGACGGTGATCGTGTGGTGATGGTCGATGAAAAGGGTGAAATCGTAGATGGTGACGAATTACTTTACATTATGGCGATGCATGCTCGTAGCCGTAAGCGTCTAGGCGGTGGTGTTGTGGGTACTCTAATGAGCAATTTAGGCTTAGAGTTGGCGCTAAAGAGAGAGAAAATTGATTTTGTACGCGCGAATGTGGGCGACCGCTACGTGATGCAGCAGTTAAAGGAGCATAATTGGCGCTTTGGGGGGGAGTCTTCAGGCCACCTTTTATGTTTGGATTCAACTTCTACCGGAGACGGTGTTGTCGCAGCATTACAGATTATGATGGCGTTGCAAGATTCCGGTAAAAGTTTGCATGAGCTTAAGTCGGGTATGGTGAAGTGTCCACAAACAATGATTAATGTGCGTCGTAATAAAGATATTGATGTTGCTAAAGATAAAACCATACAAGCGGCAGCGGCGGATGTTGAAGCAGAACTGGATGGTCGTGGTCGGGTTCTGCTGCGCCCATCAGGTACAGAGCCTGTTGTGCGTGTTATGGTAGAAGGTGAAAACGGTGAGTTAGTTGCTAAAAAAGCACTGCAATTAGCTGAAATTGTTGAAAATATTATATCTTAA
- the folP gene encoding 7,8-dihydropteroate synthase, with amino-acid sequence MKNNFLACGSRNGTTQHLDLSRCNIMGILNVTPDSFSDGGSHNSLDEALYHAEKMIKQGATLIDVGGESTRPGAVKVSVQEELDRVVPVVEAIHKNLETIISVDTSTPEVITQSAAVGAGLINDVRALQREGALAAAAATDLPVCLMHMQGQPNTMQQAPSYDDVVRDIHVFLAERITACAAVGIGKERLILDPGFGFGKALTHNYQLLNQLETFHQLGLPLLVGISRKTMIGRILQNRPTDKRLIGSIAAAVIAAMKGAAIMRVHDVAETYDALQIVEATLA; translated from the coding sequence ATGAAAAATAATTTTTTAGCATGTGGATCACGTAATGGTACGACGCAGCATCTGGATTTAAGTCGCTGTAACATTATGGGGATCTTAAATGTCACCCCAGATTCTTTTTCTGATGGGGGTTCTCATAATAGCCTTGATGAAGCCTTGTATCATGCAGAAAAAATGATCAAACAGGGTGCGACCCTAATTGATGTGGGCGGAGAATCTACACGGCCAGGTGCCGTCAAAGTATCTGTGCAAGAAGAGCTCGACCGAGTTGTGCCAGTTGTTGAAGCGATTCATAAGAATTTAGAAACCATTATTTCTGTTGATACCAGTACTCCAGAGGTTATTACTCAGTCTGCAGCAGTTGGGGCGGGTTTGATTAATGATGTGCGGGCATTGCAGCGTGAGGGTGCTCTTGCTGCTGCTGCCGCTACGGATTTGCCTGTTTGTTTGATGCATATGCAGGGGCAGCCTAATACGATGCAGCAAGCACCGAGTTATGATGATGTTGTAAGGGATATTCATGTGTTTTTAGCTGAAAGAATTACAGCTTGTGCGGCGGTTGGTATTGGTAAAGAGCGTTTAATCCTTGATCCCGGCTTTGGTTTTGGTAAGGCTTTAACGCATAATTACCAGTTATTGAATCAACTAGAAACTTTTCATCAGTTAGGCTTGCCATTATTGGTTGGGATTTCACGTAAAACAATGATTGGTCGAATATTGCAAAATCGCCCGACAGATAAACGCTTGATTGGAAGTATTGCAGCGGCGGTGATTGCTGCCATGAAGGGTGCGGCGATTATGCGTGTGCATGATGTAGCTGAAACTTACGATGCATTGCAAATAGTAGAAGCCACGCTGGCTTAA